One Oscillatoria sp. FACHB-1407 genomic window carries:
- a CDS encoding type II toxin-antitoxin system VapC family toxin: MERVIADTGFVVALVNRADQRHADVAPIYLQYPQILLPQMVLVEVAYLIGRDAAIATVIQFLRGLSSSRFELIAATDSDLARIANILEQYIDSKIDFVDACVMAIAERLNITTILTIDQRDFRLFRPHHCDSFILKP, encoded by the coding sequence ATGGAAAGAGTCATAGCCGATACAGGTTTTGTTGTGGCTTTAGTCAATCGCGCTGATCAACGCCACGCCGATGTTGCCCCAATCTACTTGCAATATCCACAGATTCTACTGCCTCAAATGGTGCTGGTTGAGGTCGCTTATTTGATTGGGCGAGATGCAGCGATCGCCACCGTCATCCAGTTTTTGAGAGGCTTATCTAGCAGCCGCTTTGAACTGATTGCTGCCACAGATTCTGATCTTGCTCGTATTGCCAATATTTTAGAGCAGTATATTGACAGCAAAATTGATTTTGTGGATGCCTGTGTCATGGCGATCGCAGAACGGCTGAACATCACAACGATTTTGACGATCGACCAGAGAGATTTCAGGCTTTTTAGACCCCATCACTGTGATAGCTTCATTCTCAAACCATAA
- a CDS encoding AAA-like domain-containing protein has product MSGSAKKKKPILKLAALDEPEGQVPLESPFYVERPPIEARCYEAIAKPGALIRIKAPRQMGKSSLMLRIFSYGNDQDYQSAVLNFQLVDRESLSSLDQFLQWFCTSITGELNLDDRLADFWKGTVSPKNKCTNYFQRYLLPTVNCPIVLCLDEVDQVFEYPTIATDFFGMLRAWHEDAKIKPIWKNLRLVIVHSKEVYIPLNINQSPFNVGVPIELPPLTQAQVGDLVQRHGLTWGEAELPQLMGMVGGHPYLVRMALYQVAREELSLAQLLQIAPTEGGLYGEHLRRHLLNLEGDTELLAAMKQVIAVDQPISIGTSEAFKLTSLGLVRFEGSCVVPMCNLYRQYFRERLLDLEDEEREAIAPIPTPSLPNPQLPAAPAEPTPEIYLSYAWGGEREDFVNQLDAAFQGKGVTLIRDKRNLGYKGLIKEFMERIGRGKCVIAVISDKYLKSPNCMFELVQIAENGQFHDRIFPVVLADAQIYDPIERIEYVRYWEDRIKKLEEAMHGVSPANLQGFREEIDQYTQIRHTIAGLTGILKNMNTLTSEMHSQSEFDELFQAIATKLAE; this is encoded by the coding sequence ATGAGTGGTTCAGCCAAAAAGAAGAAACCGATTCTGAAACTTGCTGCTTTAGATGAACCAGAGGGACAGGTGCCCTTAGAGTCGCCGTTTTATGTAGAGCGTCCCCCTATAGAAGCCCGATGTTATGAGGCGATCGCCAAACCAGGGGCATTGATTCGGATCAAGGCACCCCGGCAGATGGGCAAATCTTCCCTGATGCTCCGGATCTTCAGTTACGGCAATGACCAGGATTACCAGTCGGCAGTGTTGAACTTTCAACTGGTGGATCGGGAATCCCTCAGCAGCCTGGATCAGTTTTTGCAGTGGTTCTGTACCAGCATTACGGGTGAGCTGAATCTAGACGATCGGCTGGCGGATTTCTGGAAGGGGACTGTCAGCCCCAAAAACAAATGCACCAATTACTTCCAACGATATCTGCTGCCGACGGTGAACTGCCCCATCGTGCTCTGCCTGGATGAAGTGGATCAGGTGTTTGAGTATCCGACGATCGCCACTGATTTTTTTGGCATGTTACGGGCATGGCATGAGGACGCCAAGATTAAGCCCATCTGGAAAAACCTGCGTCTGGTGATCGTCCATTCTAAGGAAGTCTACATCCCCCTAAACATTAACCAATCTCCGTTTAATGTGGGAGTGCCGATTGAACTGCCTCCGCTGACCCAGGCACAGGTGGGAGATTTGGTGCAGCGTCATGGGCTGACCTGGGGTGAGGCTGAACTGCCACAATTGATGGGCATGGTGGGTGGTCATCCCTATCTGGTACGGATGGCTCTCTATCAGGTGGCACGGGAGGAACTGTCACTGGCGCAACTGTTGCAGATTGCCCCAACGGAAGGGGGACTGTATGGCGAACATCTGCGGCGACATTTGCTGAATCTGGAAGGTGACACGGAGTTGTTAGCCGCCATGAAGCAGGTAATTGCAGTGGATCAGCCCATTTCCATTGGCACCAGTGAGGCGTTTAAGCTGACCAGTCTGGGGCTGGTGCGGTTTGAGGGCAGCTGTGTGGTGCCAATGTGCAACCTCTATCGCCAGTATTTTCGGGAACGTTTGCTGGATCTGGAGGATGAAGAGCGGGAGGCGATCGCCCCCATCCCTACTCCCTCACTCCCCAATCCCCAACTCCCCGCCGCTCCAGCCGAACCCACCCCCGAAATCTACCTCTCCTACGCCTGGGGCGGTGAAAGAGAAGACTTTGTCAACCAACTGGATGCAGCATTTCAGGGCAAGGGGGTGACGCTGATCCGGGATAAGCGCAACCTGGGATATAAGGGCTTGATCAAAGAGTTTATGGAGCGGATCGGGCGTGGCAAGTGTGTGATTGCGGTGATCAGTGACAAGTATCTGAAATCGCCCAACTGTATGTTTGAACTGGTGCAGATTGCAGAGAACGGTCAGTTTCACGATCGCATCTTTCCCGTTGTTTTAGCGGATGCCCAAATCTATGACCCGATAGAACGGATCGAGTACGTGCGCTACTGGGAAGACCGGATCAAGAAATTGGAAGAGGCTATGCATGGTGTTTCTCCTGCCAATTTGCAGGGATTTCGGGAAGAGATCGACCAGTACACGCAAATTCGCCATACGATTGCGGGATTAACAGGCATTCTGAAGAATATGAATACGCTGACCTCAGAGATGCATAGCCAGTCTGAGTTTGATGAGCTATTTCAAGCGATCGCCACGAAACTCGCGGAGTAA